The Austwickia sp. genome includes a region encoding these proteins:
- a CDS encoding winged helix-turn-helix transcriptional regulator: MRSSPPPLLPILRSRVQGEILAQTYLHPDDEYSITDLARLVDASTKAVQQEVDRLVRNGYLLDRKLGTLRLVRAAPDTPIVRPLTDLLAVTYGPLPVVTKLLVGVGGIRRAFIYGSWAARYHGEPGPVPVDVDVLVVGEADVDELDHAAAQAERVLRREVNVRRVRPEVWSAGEDPFLRTVRERPLVELTLGDAPAPHPKEST, from the coding sequence ATGCGATCTTCCCCCCCTCCGCTGCTGCCCATCCTGCGCTCGCGAGTGCAGGGGGAAATCCTCGCGCAGACGTACTTGCATCCCGACGACGAGTACAGCATCACCGATCTCGCCCGCCTCGTCGATGCCTCCACCAAGGCCGTCCAGCAGGAGGTGGACCGTTTAGTCCGGAACGGCTACCTCCTCGACCGCAAGCTCGGGACCTTGCGGCTAGTCCGGGCCGCCCCTGACACGCCGATCGTCCGACCGCTCACGGATCTCCTCGCCGTGACCTACGGGCCACTTCCGGTCGTCACGAAACTGCTCGTCGGCGTGGGTGGAATTCGCCGGGCCTTCATCTACGGGTCCTGGGCGGCGCGCTACCACGGCGAACCAGGCCCGGTCCCTGTCGACGTCGACGTCCTGGTCGTAGGGGAAGCGGACGTGGACGAGCTCGATCATGCGGCAGCGCAGGCGGAACGCGTCTTGCGTCGCGAGGTGAACGTGCGCCGTGTTCGCCCCGAGGTCTGGTCGGCCGGCGAGGACCCCTTTCTCCGCACCGTGCGGGAACGGCCACTGGTGGAACTCACGCTCGGCGACGCCCCAGCGCCACACCCGAAGGAATCGACATGA
- a CDS encoding ABC-F family ATP-binding cassette domain-containing protein, with product MANLISVEKADLSLGTTHLLDEVSLGVLTGDRIGVVGRNGGGKSTLLRVLAGRQDIDTGRIARTSGLTLGMLGQVDELDPEATVRQAVLGNRAEHEWAADQRIRAVLEGLLGGVDGSGLGGATGLDALVGPMSGGERRRVALAALLVADPDVLLLDEPTNHLDVEGVAWLAAYLTTTRTRPDAALVVVTHDRWFLDAVATLTWEVLDGRVESYDGGYAAYVLSKAERARIAAVTAERRDNLLRKELAWLRRGAPARTSKPKFRIEAASALIADEPPPRDEVALTSFATRRLGKDVIDLLDATVRLGARTILDRVTWRLAPGDRVGIVGVNGAGKSTLLRAFLGEVPLAAGKRKVGTTVATAYLSQEVAELDRLADTRVIDAITEIRSHVALGKGEISASQLAQRLGFTGLRQQARVGELSGGERRRLQFVRLMMTEPNVLVLDEPTNDLDIETLTSMEDVLDGWAGTLLVVSHDRYLLERMCDRQVALLGDGRVRDLPGGVDQYLELRAITLADAARSGAGAAGGAGGGGGAGTSGGGPGGGTSGAAGVATYTPAQTREARKELNRIDRQLTKLAAAEEKLHAQMVAKATDHAAVLALNDQLRAIVDEREELELAWLEAAEIAEP from the coding sequence ATGGCCAACCTCATCTCCGTCGAGAAGGCGGACTTGTCCCTCGGCACGACCCATCTGCTCGACGAGGTGTCTCTGGGCGTGCTCACCGGGGATCGGATCGGGGTCGTGGGCCGCAACGGCGGCGGCAAGTCCACCCTGCTCCGGGTACTCGCCGGGCGGCAGGACATCGACACCGGCCGGATCGCGCGTACGAGCGGGCTGACGCTGGGCATGCTCGGCCAGGTCGACGAGCTGGACCCCGAGGCGACGGTGCGCCAGGCCGTCCTGGGCAACCGCGCCGAACACGAGTGGGCTGCCGACCAGCGGATCCGCGCCGTGCTGGAGGGGCTGCTGGGTGGCGTCGACGGGTCCGGGCTGGGGGGTGCGACTGGGCTTGATGCGCTGGTCGGGCCGATGTCGGGCGGCGAGCGGCGCCGGGTCGCGCTCGCCGCGCTGCTGGTCGCCGACCCCGACGTGCTGCTGCTGGACGAGCCGACCAACCACCTCGACGTCGAGGGCGTGGCCTGGCTCGCGGCGTACCTCACCACCACCCGCACCCGACCCGACGCCGCGCTGGTCGTCGTCACGCACGACCGGTGGTTCCTCGACGCGGTGGCGACGCTGACATGGGAGGTGCTCGACGGACGGGTCGAGTCCTACGACGGGGGCTACGCTGCGTATGTGCTGTCCAAGGCCGAGCGCGCCCGCATCGCGGCGGTCACGGCCGAACGCCGGGACAACCTGCTGCGCAAGGAGCTGGCGTGGCTGCGCCGCGGCGCTCCCGCCCGAACCAGCAAGCCGAAGTTCCGCATCGAGGCCGCCAGCGCGTTGATCGCGGACGAGCCGCCGCCGCGCGACGAGGTCGCCCTCACGAGCTTCGCCACTCGCCGCCTCGGTAAGGACGTCATCGACCTGCTGGACGCGACGGTCCGGCTCGGGGCGCGGACCATCCTGGACCGGGTGACCTGGCGGCTGGCGCCCGGCGATCGGGTCGGCATCGTTGGCGTCAACGGGGCGGGGAAGTCGACGCTGCTGCGCGCCTTCCTGGGCGAGGTGCCGCTTGCTGCGGGCAAGCGCAAGGTGGGCACGACCGTCGCCACGGCGTACCTCTCCCAGGAGGTCGCCGAACTGGACCGCCTGGCCGACACGCGGGTCATCGACGCCATCACCGAGATCCGCAGCCACGTCGCGCTCGGCAAGGGCGAGATCAGCGCGAGCCAGCTGGCCCAGCGGCTCGGGTTCACGGGCTTGCGGCAGCAAGCACGGGTCGGCGAGCTGTCGGGCGGCGAGCGGCGCCGGCTGCAGTTCGTGCGGCTGATGATGACCGAGCCCAACGTGCTCGTGCTCGACGAGCCCACCAACGACCTCGACATCGAGACGCTGACCTCGATGGAGGACGTGCTCGACGGGTGGGCGGGGACGCTGCTCGTGGTGAGCCACGACCGGTACCTCCTGGAGCGCATGTGCGACCGCCAGGTCGCGCTGCTCGGGGACGGGCGGGTCCGGGACCTGCCGGGGGGCGTCGATCAGTACCTGGAGTTGCGCGCGATCACCCTCGCCGATGCCGCGCGCAGCGGCGCCGGCGCGGCTGGTGGTGCCGGCGGAGGGGGCGGTGCCGGTACGTCGGGCGGCGGGCCCGGCGGCGGTACGTCGGGTGCTGCCGGCGTCGCGACGTACACCCCGGCCCAGACCCGGGAGGCGCGCAAGGAGCTGAACCGGATCGACCGGCAGCTGACCAAGCTGGCCGCGGCGGAGGAGAAGCTGCACGCGCAGATGGTGGCGAAGGCGACCGATCACGCGGCGGTGCTGGCGCTCAACGACCAACTACGGGCGATCGTCGACGAGCGCGAGGAGCTGGAGCTGGCCTGGCTGGAGGCGGCGGAGATCGCCGAGCCGTGA
- a CDS encoding MarR family transcriptional regulator, producing the protein MAAQATSRDTRDEVDLIVAAWQHEVPGLDVEPLRVLSRLTRLARHLDLARRTAFAEHGLEVWEFDVISALRRAGAPYELSPGDLVKQTLSTSGTMTNRVDRLARRGLVERLPDPDDRRGVRVRLTATGRRLSEDALKALLARERGLLENLDDSERSQLADLLARLMIRFEN; encoded by the coding sequence ATGGCGGCCCAGGCGACGAGCAGAGACACTCGGGACGAGGTCGACCTGATCGTCGCGGCCTGGCAGCACGAGGTGCCCGGACTCGATGTCGAGCCACTACGGGTCCTCTCCCGGCTGACTCGCCTCGCGCGCCACCTCGATCTTGCCCGCCGTACGGCGTTCGCCGAGCACGGCCTGGAGGTCTGGGAGTTCGACGTCATCTCAGCGCTGCGCCGCGCCGGGGCGCCGTACGAGCTCTCCCCCGGTGACCTCGTCAAGCAGACGCTCTCGACGAGCGGGACGATGACCAACCGCGTCGATCGACTGGCCCGCCGCGGACTGGTGGAGCGGCTCCCCGATCCCGACGACCGCCGCGGCGTGCGGGTGCGGCTGACCGCGACGGGCCGGCGCCTGTCGGAGGACGCCCTGAAGGCGCTGCTGGCGCGCGAACGCGGGCTGCTCGAGAATCTCGACGACTCCGAGCGGAGCCAGCTCGCGGACCTCCTCGCGCGGCTCATGATCCGCTTCGAGAACTGA